The following proteins are co-located in the Macadamia integrifolia cultivar HAES 741 chromosome 3, SCU_Mint_v3, whole genome shotgun sequence genome:
- the LOC122074615 gene encoding VQ motif-containing protein 31-like gives MIFFPLFVSLLIFLCLSICIMATNNNNNNNRVSFPSGSDSVSSHTTFVQADPSTFRAVVQKLTGATDDPSLKKLPVTVPARQTGKGLFGEVGTRKPAFKLQERRQNLRKLEIKLEAAGFVGGCGSGGPYSPSAMAAAAARQRTLIGGVGEMTLVSPVSPFDLFSRGSPRTPTPRLTPEEEEDKAIAEKCFYLHPSPTTTPRSSEPELLPLFPLHSPRDSTTTTTTSPPPP, from the coding sequence ATGATTTTCTTCCCGCTCTTTGTGTCTCTTCTCATCTTTCTCTGCTTGTCGATCTGTATCATGGCTacgaacaacaacaacaacaacaatagggTCTCGTTTCCATCTGGGTCTGATTCAGTTTCAAGCCACACCACCTTCGTGCAGGCCGACCCATCAACATTCCGAGCTGTGGTTCAGAAGCTGACGGGTGCTACCGATGATCCATCTCTGAAGAAGCTTCCCGTCACGGTTCCTGCTCGACAGACCGGTAAGGGATTGTTTGGGGAGGTGGGTACTCGAAAACCAGCGTTTAAGCTCCAGGAAAGAAGGCAAAACCTGAGGAAACTTGAGATCAAGCTTGAAGCTGCTGGTTTTGTTGGTGGTTGTGGAAGTGGAGGACCTTATTCGCCGTCAgccatggctgctgctgctgcaagACAGAGGACCTTAATAGGGGGGGTAGGTGAGATGACGTTGGTTTCCCCTGTTTCACCCTTTGATCTGTTCTCTAGAGGGAGCCCCAGAACACCAACTCCACGATTAACTCcggaagaggaggaagacaaAGCGATTGCAGAGAAATGCTTCTATTTGCACCCTTCGCCTACCACTACTCCAAGAAGCTCTGAACCTGAGTTGCTTCCTCTGTTTCCTCTGCATTCTCCCAGGGACTcgactactactactactacttctcctcctcccccatag